The DNA segment tgtactcattggtttggcgcgtcaaaaatcatgtcacgcgaacgtgtccataattaataatgctttattgttattaagaaaatttggccgaagttgcgcgaacgcatactccggctttgtttttttgaaatcgcaatcgtgtcacgcgaacgtgtccacaaccgcGATAGTAtattaacgtgcctaaagcaaactacgaaaatttatcatttttatatTCTAAGTTATTAATATGAGGGGCATGAATAATTAAATCgtggatggcacacctcagaTTAAATTAGTAGCCTATGAAAATCAATTTTGTTATTAAGAAGAatttgatcgaagttgcgcgaacgcatactccaaactagtttttagaatcgtaattatgttacgcggacgtatacacaatcacaattattaattaaaatcgtgcctaatgCAAACTACCGTGATTCCATGTTAAGACTCGATATTTCAAAGAACCAATTCTGGAACACAAAGGTCATAAACAAAATCAAGTAAGATAAACCAATTAAGATTACAACCACCACTTGAAATGTTAGCGTACAACCCAATTAGAAAtaattcatttaccaattaatCCTTATGCTTAGCATTAGCAAAAGTTCAAGATGCAAAAAGAAATGCATTTCAACAACGAAGGATAACTGAATTTATTAGCCATGTTTAAACGCAAATCATAGTCACACCCCAACCAAGTAAATTTACTAAACTCTTTAAGCACAAAGGAAAATTGACTTTCAGTTAGAGGCAAGAGTAGCCTCACTTGCTGATCTTTACTCAAATGCTAGCTGATTGAGTAGGAGGCACAACATAATCTACCAAAACAACACCATCCAGGAAATCCCTATCCTTCTCCTTCTGCTCTTTAGGCGTTCAAACTTTTACTCGATATGGACAACTAATTAATCTCCACTCCTAGAATCttatttttcctttacttttaATGAACCAACATGTAGAAAACTTTGCAAGAACTGCTGAGGAACTGAGGAGATTACTTAGAGGAAATAACAACACATTAAATATCCATTTGAGCAAGTGTATTATCTGCTCAGGATTGGGAAGCAATAACTACTCAATGGTTGATTATTACTCGACTCATTTACAGCTTTTCGCATAACCAAATGAAAATGAGCAACTAAATATTCAAAAATCCACCAAGCGGGATCTTAAATAAGCAAAATACATTTGAAGAAGAAAATTTCATATAAACGGTTAAAGATGCTTTGGACTTAATCAAACTTTGTCAGTtttaaatgtggtggttagttgatggcattcttgctgaaggtctccCCGCTGTCGTGTTCTGTTTTGACTGGCTCCTCCGAACTTGCCAAGAACCGCTTGATTTCCTGACTGACTTTCAACCCATATGACCTTGGATGACCccaagtgttctatacccaaaccaTTGTTTTAtatctctgacccctttatctaaACCCTTGCATCTCCCATGAAGTTACTAAATCATTTCACCGATGTAACTTTTGCTGACACTTtatatcccactttacatcatactATCCTTGTTATGCTTTGGCCGCACTATTCTTTGTGCAATTTtagaagttggtagtgagctttgaaattctttcttatttgcttaaacaagactgacattgaaacatcttagagaaataaaacccaaacgaaatgaaatgcaatgactttgagagttaaggataagaagaatctaAGACTGGATGACTgctaaaagggaaaaagaaaagagacttatctgagtggaatagCTGGTACcagtgatcatgacatgcattttggattaatcggcccagtctgtccaaccaatcaactttcagttgccatattTTGTTGCCCTTGAATTTCCATAACCTTATTTCTTCGCCAAAGCCTTGACCTCGTTCGATCTGCGGTGCCCCGAAGGATTtttaccaacaaacctctctcatttgttcatctctcaactcactttcgccttaaggtgcctgtgaaggttttcactaataagactctctcgctttaatttctctcagctctcgtcgccttacagtgcctgcaagggttttcaccaataagactctcattttttatttttcttgcttggaccagagtgtttccccttatatgaatcacctctacttgctcgaccTGGCATCTCTCgcagactgatcggaaggtctttctttggaccgtaatgtgggcttttggatagggttagaaagaaaggatatcaaagacTCAAATCAATTCAAATGGGATCAAAATtataactttcggaatcagatttcttacaacaaccacaacttctaccccagtttctttgcatggggacttttggatttttattttgatgggaccgaaccgtgaggctgcctacgtatctttaaaaggaatcaggtcgaacgtagttcatgtcatagaaattactttgttgttgtgatttttcctctcttttttcttttcttttccctttcttcttcttctttgtttttcttttgttattatttcttctttttctctctctttttttcccttttttttctcttttcattcttttcccttacttatcttttgctctcgcatttttgaattttttcactgattccaaaagaggggtatgaaaggaaataaataaggctcgaaaggggtaacaaaggataaagtatttagatagcagaacaaaatgccttcgtcattccaatcttcaaaatattccaagtacaaacaaatataatttaatcaaagaaatcatacataatatcttttgactgcatcagaattgatagccatttctacacatttgccttctatatctgttaaatacaaagccccattggacaacactcttattatgacgaacggcccctgccaatttggggcgagcttgccttttgcttcggcctgatgagGAAGTATGCGTTcaaatactaactgacccacttcaaacttccgtggacgcaccttcttattatatgctcttgtcattctctgttgatacaactggccatgacacactgctgctaatcttttctcatcaatcaaactcagttGCTCcatgcgggttttgacccattcatcatcatcaattccggcctcaacgacaatccgaagggatgggatttcaacttccacgggtattactgcttcagtgccatatactaacaaataaggagttgcccctactgaagtacgaacagtagtgcgataacccaacaatgcaaaaggcagcttctcgtgccattgcttggAACATTCCACCATtttacgaagtatcttctttatgttcttgttggttgcctcgactgctccgtttgccttggggcggtaaggggtggaattgtgatgcgtaatcttgaacttctgacatacctctttcatcagatgactattgagattagcaccattgtctctaatgatcacctttggcatcccaaaccgacaaatgatatttgagtgcacaaaatcgaccaccgctttcttggtcacagacttgaatgttttagcctctacccacttggtgaaatagtcgattgccaccagaataaacttgtgcccatttgatgttgctggctcaattggcccaatggcATCCATggcccatgcaacaaaaggccacggtgcagacattgtgtgcaattcagatggcggagagtgaatcaaatctccatgcacttggcactgatgacacttgcgcacgaaactgatacaatctcgctccatggtgagccaataataacctgctcagagaatcttctttgccagcacgtacccactcatatgcgatccacagactccagaatgtaactcggtcatgatagttgtggcatgtctagcatctatgcatctcaacaatccaagatccaGAGTCCTTTTGTAtaaaacccctccgctgaagaaaaatccgcttgccaaccgccgaattgttctcttttgatcccctgtggcttgtaccggTACACCCCCATcatgatatattccttgatatcatgaaaccaaggctcaccatcaagtttttcttctaccacattgcagtaagcatgctgatcgtggacctgaatatgcaacgggtcaacataggccttatctggatggtgtaaTATTGACGCCAAGGTATCTAAAGCATCatcaacctcattatggatccttggaatatgcctgaactctactgaccgaaaccgttgacaaagatcatgtaaacattgctGGTACGGTATAAGATTTAAATCCCTtatttcccattccccttggatctggtgcaccagaaggtccaagtctcccaagaccaagacttcctggacacccatgtttgcagctaacctcaaacccaaaatgcatgcctcgtactcagccatgttgttagtacagtagaaacgaagctgagtcgtaacagggtaatgatgtcctgtttcagaaataagtacggCTCATATCCCAATGcccttcatgttagcagctccatcaaagaaaagtttccaacctggctctccaattggttccaactcatcaatgtgcattacctcttcattaggGAAGTTAAGTCTTCAACgactcatattcttcatccacagattctcggccaaatgatcggtcaatgcttgggctttcatcacaATCCGGGTCACAtaaacgatgtcaaattctgtgagcaaaatctgccactttgcgagccttcccatgggcataggcttctgaaagatatactttaatggatccaaacgagagatgaggtaagtagtgtaagataacaaataatgcttcaacttttgtgccacctaagttagggcgcaacatgtcctttccaggtgagtgtacttaacctcgtaagatgtgaacttcttgctgagataatagatggcctgcttcttcttgccggtgatgtcatgctgacccagcaCACAACCAAACAAATGACCAAAACCGTCAATTAcaaaatcaaaggtctccctggttctggtgggaccaacataggtgggtttgacaagtacccctttatcttatcaaatgcttcttgacactcatctgtccacttgaccgtagcatccttcttcaacagtttgaagataggctcacaagttgtcgtaagctgagcaataaacatgctgatgtaattcaacctccataataaactcatcacctcagttttgttacttgggtggaaattcttggatagctttgatctttgacgggtccaattcaatacctcaacggctaactatgaatcccaataattttccagatggcacaccaaatgtgcattttgcaggattgagcttaaaattgtacctgcgaagcctttataagaattttctcaaatctctgacatgatcatactgctttctagactttatgattacatcatccacataaacctccatctccttgtgtatcatgtcatggaatatggttgtcatttccctcatgtaagttgccccagcatttttcaaaccgaaaggcatgaccctgtagcagtatgttccccatggcatgatgaatgtcatcttctctgcatcttcctcatccattaggatctgatgatagcccacatagcaatccacaaaagacccaatctcatgtttggcgcaattatcaatcaaaatgtagatgtttggcaatgggaagttatcctttgggcttgccttgttgagatctcgataatcaacatacaccctggtcttaccatccttctttggtacaggcacaacattgtctaaccaagtgggataccgcatgactcgaatgacctttgcctcaaactgctttgtgaccttttctttaatctttacactcatGTTTGTTTTAAACTTCCTCAACTTCTGTTTGACGGGGGGAGtgccgggttagtgggcaatttttgaacaccaagtcagtgcttagacccggcatgtcatcatatgaccatgcaaaaatatctttgtactcaaacaatgctttaattatctttTCCCtaagttgaggttcaagatggacacttatcttagtttctctgttattatctgggtcccctaaattgattgcttcagtatcactcaagttaggtttgggtttttcttcaaaatggcttaattctttactaatctcttcaaaggcctcatcctcatcatattccgattcatcatcacactctattttttgaattactatttcagaattagattggcttttaagactgggccgaagattcctcatgcatatcatgtcattgaaaccagcataaaaagaactgtacaaggaagaaaagaaaacaaaaataaaactatcaggaatgaagaaaaagggaaattgcatttcattgaaattaaaagataacaaggtttatacatccaaacggacggaacatagaatctgaattacaaccctggaataatctagataaactgaaagaaaatcaaagcaaactaccaaaactccttcctggtggggagaggagtagcttcccaattgttaatctttgcactgggcccaacaaattgcacattcgccttgctagaaccctctccagcttccaccatgttcacatcatcgaataacttctcgaacctttcaatcaactctttatcaggaccaaccacagaactggAAACTGTTGTTACTAGGCGTTTCTGGgtgccaggcctgacaaatgatctggagagacgtgggatgggctttaggaggacccatgccctttgtt comes from the Nicotiana sylvestris chromosome 4, ASM39365v2, whole genome shotgun sequence genome and includes:
- the LOC138890566 gene encoding uncharacterized protein, encoding MGVQEVLVLGDLDLLVHQIQGEWEIRDLNLIPYQQCLHDLCQRFRSVEFRHIPRIHNEVDDALDTLASILHHPDKAYVDPLHIQVHDQHAYCNVVEEKLDGEPWFHDIKEYIMMGVYRYKPQGIKREQFGGWQADFSSAEGFYTKGLWILDC